Proteins encoded in a region of the Streptomyces sp. NBC_00310 genome:
- a CDS encoding zeta toxin family protein, whose protein sequence is MTGEEPGRAEGAGAGPRSRASGPGAQPTAPEPPSPDPLRHALPPDRHRQVYREVIAPAVLVGEGSERPKVIVLGGQPGSGKSNVARALVGDRDVVKISSDGIRELHPKWPELLRADDTTAGFYTHHDARAWVETAIGDAVDRRLDVLFDTAQDDPERTRRLLNRFREAGYEIDVVFVAGGSALSRLGVLERYHTDRLAQGGARFVENPDRSFPGVLASARVIDEERLADSVTVYRRDGTALHHNTLGPDGDWTRPTGTDTALRTERERSWTRAESEWFATTAEKLAKVKPEELGEPIQPRWRGLVSDAVAASQPYADPSVADRLHRLRTALQQSAPGAAAGPGVSSAATMRSSGGAASRTPGTPGTPGPHRPPGLPAASNRPPTNQPPNNNNPGPTRNR, encoded by the coding sequence GTGACGGGGGAGGAGCCCGGGAGAGCCGAGGGAGCCGGAGCGGGGCCTCGGTCGCGGGCTTCGGGTCCCGGGGCGCAGCCCACGGCGCCCGAACCACCGTCCCCCGACCCGTTACGGCACGCCCTCCCGCCCGACCGGCACCGGCAGGTCTACCGGGAGGTGATCGCCCCGGCCGTGCTGGTCGGGGAAGGGTCCGAGCGGCCGAAAGTGATCGTGCTCGGCGGACAGCCGGGCTCCGGGAAGTCCAATGTCGCCCGGGCCCTCGTCGGCGACCGGGACGTCGTGAAGATCTCCAGCGACGGCATCCGTGAACTGCACCCCAAGTGGCCGGAGTTGCTGCGCGCCGATGACACCACGGCCGGCTTCTACACCCATCACGACGCCCGTGCCTGGGTGGAGACCGCGATCGGGGACGCCGTCGACCGGCGGCTCGACGTGCTGTTCGACACCGCCCAGGACGATCCCGAGCGCACCCGGCGGCTGCTGAACCGGTTCCGTGAGGCCGGGTACGAGATCGACGTGGTGTTCGTCGCCGGGGGCTCCGCGCTGAGCCGACTGGGTGTGCTGGAGCGTTACCACACCGACCGGCTGGCCCAGGGCGGCGCCCGCTTCGTCGAGAACCCCGACCGCTCGTTCCCCGGTGTTCTCGCCAGCGCCCGGGTCATCGACGAGGAGCGGCTCGCGGACTCGGTGACGGTCTACCGCCGCGACGGCACCGCCCTCCACCACAACACTCTCGGCCCCGACGGTGACTGGACCCGGCCCACCGGCACGGACACCGCCCTGCGTACGGAACGCGAACGTTCGTGGACCCGGGCCGAGTCGGAGTGGTTCGCCACCACGGCGGAGAAGCTCGCCAAGGTCAAGCCGGAGGAGCTGGGCGAGCCGATCCAGCCGCGCTGGCGGGGGCTCGTCTCGGACGCGGTCGCCGCCTCCCAGCCGTACGCCGACCCGTCGGTGGCCGACCGGCTGCACCGCCTGCGAACGGCCCTCCAACAGTCGGCACCGGGGGCGGCCGCCGGGCCCGGTGTCTCCTCGGCGGCGACGATGCGGTCGTCGGGCGGGGCCGCGAGCCGTACGCCGGGCACTCCTGGGACCCCGGGGCCGCACCGGCCCCCGGGCCTCCCGGCGGCTTCCAACCGCCCTCCCACGAACCAACCGCCGAACAACAACAATCCCGGCCCGACCCGGAACCGTTGA
- a CDS encoding peptide ABC transporter substrate-binding protein, with product MRGATHARWIAGAVAVALAATACGGGDDDSDSGSGSGDTGAVLSSSWGDPQNPLEPANTNEVQGGKVLDMIFRGLKRYDPKTGEAKDMLAEEIETTDSQNFTITVKDGWTFSNGEKVTAKSFVDAWNYGASLKNNQKNAYFFEYIEGYDKTHPDDGSKQSADTLSGLKVVDDNTFTVKLTQKFSTFPDTLGYNAFAPLPQSFFTDHDAWLSKPVGNGPYAVDSYTKGSQLSVRKWDDYPGDDKAQNGGVDLKVYTDNNTAYTDLMAGNLDLVDDVPAAQLKNVEADLGDRYINTPAGIIQTLSFPFYDEDWNKEGSDKVREGLSRAIDRDQITDTIFQKTRTPATDWTSPVLGEDGGYKKGLCGDACEYDADAAKKLIEEGGGLPGGQVKITYNADTGSHKQWVDAVCNSINNALDNDKACVGNPVGTFADYRNQITQRKMSGPFRAGWQMDYPLIQNFLQPLYYTNASSNDGKWSNAEFDKLVDEANAESDTAKAVQTFQQAEEVVRDNMAAIPLWYQNGSAGYSARLSDVSLNPFSVPVYDQIKVG from the coding sequence ATGCGTGGAGCCACACACGCCCGATGGATCGCCGGCGCGGTGGCGGTGGCTCTCGCCGCGACCGCCTGCGGGGGCGGGGACGACGACAGTGACAGCGGCAGCGGCAGCGGGGACACCGGCGCGGTGCTCAGCTCCTCCTGGGGCGACCCGCAGAACCCGCTGGAGCCGGCCAACACCAACGAGGTGCAGGGCGGCAAGGTGCTCGACATGATCTTCCGCGGGCTGAAGCGGTACGACCCCAAGACCGGTGAGGCGAAGGACATGCTCGCCGAGGAGATCGAGACGACCGACTCGCAGAACTTCACCATCACCGTCAAGGACGGCTGGACCTTCAGCAACGGCGAGAAGGTCACCGCCAAGTCCTTCGTGGACGCCTGGAACTACGGGGCGAGCCTGAAGAACAACCAGAAGAACGCGTACTTCTTCGAGTACATCGAGGGGTACGACAAGACGCACCCCGACGACGGCAGCAAGCAGAGTGCCGACACCCTCTCCGGGCTGAAGGTCGTCGACGACAACACCTTCACGGTCAAGCTCACCCAGAAGTTCTCGACCTTCCCCGACACCCTCGGCTACAACGCCTTCGCCCCGCTGCCGCAGTCGTTCTTCACCGACCACGACGCCTGGCTGAGCAAGCCCGTCGGCAACGGCCCGTACGCCGTCGACTCGTACACCAAGGGCTCCCAGCTGTCGGTCAGGAAGTGGGACGACTACCCCGGCGATGACAAGGCGCAGAACGGCGGCGTGGACCTGAAGGTCTACACCGACAACAACACCGCCTACACCGACCTGATGGCGGGCAACCTCGACCTCGTCGACGACGTCCCCGCCGCCCAGCTGAAGAACGTCGAGGCCGACCTCGGCGACCGGTACATCAACACCCCGGCCGGCATCATCCAGACCCTGTCCTTCCCGTTCTACGACGAGGACTGGAACAAGGAGGGCTCGGACAAGGTCCGTGAAGGGCTCTCGCGGGCCATCGACCGCGACCAGATCACCGACACCATCTTCCAGAAGACCCGCACCCCCGCCACCGACTGGACCTCCCCCGTCCTCGGCGAGGACGGCGGCTACAAGAAGGGCCTGTGCGGTGACGCCTGCGAGTACGACGCGGACGCCGCCAAGAAGCTGATCGAGGAGGGCGGCGGCCTCCCCGGCGGCCAGGTCAAGATCACGTACAACGCGGACACCGGCTCCCACAAGCAGTGGGTCGACGCCGTCTGCAACTCCATCAACAACGCCCTCGACAACGACAAGGCGTGCGTCGGCAACCCCGTCGGCACCTTCGCCGACTACCGCAACCAGATCACCCAGCGGAAGATGAGCGGCCCGTTCCGCGCCGGCTGGCAGATGGACTACCCGCTCATCCAGAACTTCCTCCAGCCGCTGTACTACACCAACGCCTCCTCCAACGACGGCAAGTGGTCCAACGCCGAGTTCGACAAGCTCGTCGACGAGGCCAACGCCGAGTCCGACACGGCGAAGGCCGTGCAGACGTTCCAGCAGGCCGAGGAGGTCGTCCGGGACAACATGGCCGCCATCCCGCTCTGGTACCAGAACGGCAGTGCGGGCTACTCGGCGCGCCTGTCCGACGTCTCCCTGAACCCGTTCAGCGTGCCGGTGTACGACCAGATCAAGGTCGGCTGA
- a CDS encoding ATP-binding protein, giving the protein MRTPDSPGTPELPETHWSYGFLIPHDPRAASVVRAALRALLRATRLGCVADTVELLASELVTNAYRHSPTDAYVNVERTPETLTVSVWDHGLGCPAPSEARQRSDDAEAGLGIVEACADEWGVREYPYGKAVWFSVVPKEER; this is encoded by the coding sequence ATGCGCACGCCCGATTCTCCCGGCACCCCTGAACTCCCGGAAACTCACTGGTCGTACGGTTTCCTCATCCCCCACGACCCGCGTGCCGCCTCCGTGGTCAGAGCCGCCCTCCGCGCACTGCTGCGCGCGACCCGCCTCGGGTGCGTGGCCGACACGGTCGAACTCCTCGCCTCCGAGCTGGTCACCAACGCGTACCGGCACTCCCCCACCGACGCCTACGTGAACGTGGAGCGCACCCCCGAGACCCTCACCGTCTCGGTCTGGGACCACGGCCTCGGATGCCCCGCCCCCAGCGAGGCCCGGCAGCGGAGCGACGACGCCGAGGCCGGGCTCGGGATCGTCGAGGCGTGCGCCGACGAGTGGGGCGTACGGGAGTACCCGTACGGCAAGGCGGTGTGGTTCAGCGTGGTGCCGAAGGAAGAAAGGTGA
- a CDS encoding helix-turn-helix domain-containing protein, protein MGLRADPTYRQRRFGLELRRLRERAGLSSTEAAALLGMRQPQLSSVEAGRTGLASERVQRLAQAEGASSQTFVQALIDLGQRSGKGWWSDYRKVLSSAHLDLAELEDGARSMVTYEPMFVPGILQTRDYAEVIHRAGYRPMGDEGRAAAVRFRVRRGGLLTGERPPSLHAVVHEAALSMSLGEPQVMRDQLLYLVELARLPHVTIQILPSDGPVPFGTGFVLLTPQVRELGTVVVSHIEKSLYLDDGEALSRYGDWFATLAGSALPAVDPDASPDVCVAKGSLGLLQRILYPLL, encoded by the coding sequence GTGGGGCTAAGAGCTGATCCGACGTACCGGCAGAGGCGTTTCGGCCTGGAATTGCGCAGGTTGCGCGAACGGGCCGGGTTGTCGTCGACTGAGGCCGCTGCTCTGCTCGGCATGAGGCAGCCTCAGCTCAGCAGTGTCGAGGCGGGGAGGACTGGGCTCGCTTCAGAACGCGTCCAGCGACTTGCACAAGCTGAAGGTGCGAGTTCTCAAACCTTTGTTCAGGCGTTGATCGATCTTGGGCAAAGGTCAGGTAAGGGATGGTGGAGCGACTACCGGAAGGTGCTGAGCTCGGCGCACCTGGACCTGGCGGAGTTGGAGGACGGTGCCCGCTCCATGGTCACCTACGAGCCGATGTTCGTCCCCGGCATCCTGCAAACACGCGACTACGCCGAAGTCATCCACCGGGCCGGATATCGGCCGATGGGCGACGAGGGGCGGGCGGCTGCCGTCCGCTTCCGGGTGCGACGTGGTGGCTTGCTGACAGGCGAGCGTCCGCCAAGCCTTCACGCAGTGGTCCATGAGGCGGCGCTCAGCATGTCGCTGGGGGAGCCCCAGGTGATGCGTGATCAGTTGCTGTATCTGGTCGAGCTGGCCCGGTTGCCGCATGTGACCATTCAGATCCTGCCGTCCGACGGTCCCGTCCCGTTCGGTACGGGATTCGTGCTGCTCACGCCGCAGGTGCGGGAGTTGGGGACTGTCGTGGTCTCCCACATCGAGAAGTCGCTGTACCTCGACGATGGGGAGGCGCTGTCCAGGTACGGGGACTGGTTCGCTACGTTGGCCGGATCGGCGCTGCCCGCCGTCGACCCGGATGCGTCGCCGGACGTCTGTGTGGCCAAGGGGTCGCTCGGCCTCCTGCAGCGGATTCTCTACCCCCTCCTGTAG
- a CDS encoding ABC transporter permease, which produces MGRYVVRRLLQMIPVFVGATLLIFLMVNVMGDPIAGLCGDRECDPATAAQLRREFGLDMPVWQQYLTYMGNVFTGDFGTAFNGQEVTELMASAFPVTIRLTIVAILFEVVVGITLGVVTGLRRGRPVDTGALVVTLVVISVPTFVTGLLLQLLLGVEWGWISPSVSSEAPFDELIVPGLVLASVSLAYVTRLTRTSIAENTRADYVRTAVAKGLPRHRVIRKHLLRNSLIPVVTFIGTDIGALMGGAIVTERIFNIHGVGYQLYQGILRQNTQTVVGFVTVLVLVFLLANLLVDLLYAVLDPRIRYA; this is translated from the coding sequence GTGGGACGGTACGTCGTCCGGCGCCTGCTGCAGATGATCCCGGTCTTCGTGGGCGCCACACTCCTGATCTTCCTGATGGTGAACGTGATGGGCGACCCCATCGCGGGCCTCTGCGGCGATCGGGAGTGCGATCCGGCGACGGCCGCCCAACTACGCCGTGAGTTCGGCCTCGACATGCCCGTCTGGCAGCAGTACCTGACCTACATGGGCAACGTCTTCACCGGCGACTTCGGCACCGCGTTCAACGGGCAGGAGGTCACCGAGCTGATGGCCTCCGCCTTCCCCGTCACCATCCGGCTGACCATCGTCGCCATCCTCTTCGAGGTCGTCGTCGGCATCACCCTCGGTGTCGTCACCGGCCTGCGGCGCGGGCGGCCCGTCGACACCGGGGCGCTGGTGGTCACCCTGGTCGTCATCTCCGTCCCCACCTTCGTCACCGGTCTGCTGCTCCAACTGCTGCTGGGCGTCGAGTGGGGCTGGATCAGCCCGTCGGTCTCCTCCGAGGCCCCCTTCGACGAGCTGATCGTCCCCGGGCTCGTCCTCGCCTCCGTCTCCCTGGCGTACGTCACCCGTCTGACCCGGACGTCCATCGCGGAGAACACCCGCGCCGACTACGTCCGCACCGCCGTCGCCAAGGGGCTGCCCCGGCACCGGGTGATCCGCAAACACCTGCTGCGGAACTCCCTGATCCCCGTGGTCACCTTCATCGGCACCGACATCGGCGCCCTCATGGGCGGCGCCATCGTCACCGAGCGGATCTTCAACATCCACGGCGTCGGCTACCAGCTCTACCAGGGCATCCTCCGCCAGAACACCCAGACCGTCGTCGGCTTCGTGACCGTCCTCGTCCTGGTGTTCCTGCTCGCCAACCTGCTCGTCGACCTCCTCTACGCCGTACTCGACCCGAGGATCCGCTATGCCTGA
- a CDS encoding HAD-IA family hydrolase produces MDDGTAAAVLFDVDGVLIDTADAHGRVWRAWARARGLDPEAVWLATQGRRRADILRLVAPERDPAGEHRALDRLMATEEPGFRAFDGAAGLLRALPPGRWAVVTSSRAGPTAARLARTGLVVPEVRVCAEDVSEGKPSPEGYLTAAARLGTDPARCLVVEDAPAGIAAGLAAGCTVYAVASTHRPEELRDAHVCFGSLREAAGAVLRAVG; encoded by the coding sequence ATGGACGACGGTACGGCGGCCGCCGTCCTCTTCGACGTGGACGGGGTGCTGATCGACACCGCCGACGCGCACGGGCGGGTCTGGCGGGCCTGGGCGCGGGCGCGGGGACTGGACCCCGAGGCCGTGTGGCTGGCCACGCAGGGGCGGCGGCGGGCGGACATCCTGCGGCTGGTGGCGCCGGAGCGCGATCCGGCCGGGGAACACCGGGCTCTGGACCGGCTGATGGCGACCGAGGAACCCGGCTTCCGCGCCTTCGACGGGGCCGCCGGGCTGTTGCGCGCCCTGCCGCCGGGCCGCTGGGCCGTCGTCACCTCCAGCCGCGCTGGGCCCACCGCCGCGCGGCTCGCCCGTACGGGGCTGGTCGTGCCAGAGGTACGCGTCTGCGCCGAGGACGTCTCCGAGGGGAAGCCGTCGCCCGAGGGCTATCTGACCGCCGCCGCCCGCCTGGGCACCGACCCGGCACGCTGCCTGGTCGTCGAGGACGCGCCGGCGGGCATCGCGGCGGGGCTCGCGGCCGGCTGCACGGTGTACGCGGTGGCCTCCACCCACCGGCCCGAGGAACTCCGGGACGCGCACGTGTGTTTCGGGTCGCTGAGGGAGGCGGCGGGGGCGGTTCTGCGGGCCGTGGGCTGA
- a CDS encoding DUF397 domain-containing protein: MSDFSWQKSSFSEGGAANCVEIAAATTSRVHLRESATPETVIATTSAALHAFLGGIKGETLGRASRRTG; this comes from the coding sequence ATGTCTGACTTCAGTTGGCAGAAGTCCAGCTTCAGTGAAGGTGGCGCCGCGAACTGTGTCGAAATCGCCGCCGCCACCACCAGTCGCGTCCACCTCCGTGAGAGCGCAACCCCCGAGACCGTCATAGCCACCACGTCCGCGGCTCTGCATGCCTTCCTCGGCGGAATCAAGGGCGAGACTCTCGGCCGGGCCTCGCGTCGCACAGGCTGA
- a CDS encoding ABC transporter ATP-binding protein — translation MSDNLTLPAQQGSKDTAAETLLRVEGLTKHFPIHGGFPIKRKVGAVQAVDGIDLTVGVGESVGLVGESGCGKSTTGRLITKLMEPTGGKITYRDQDITHASRKQLAPVRSEIQMIFQDPYSSLNPRQTVGTIIKSPMEVNGINPEGGRENKVRELLELVGLNPEHYNRFPHEFSGGQRQRIGVARALALNPKLIVADEPVSALDVSIQAQVVNLLQKVQDELGIAFLFIAHDLAIVRHFSKRVAVMYLGKIVEVADRDSLYNRPRHPYTHALLSAVPEVAIDDEAEVKERIRLAGDVPSPISPPSGCRFRTRCWKAQDKCASEEPPLVQLSGNLDGHLTACHFPEDPTTEARAEDVVLDPALKALEDSGAEGSGAKVTKD, via the coding sequence ATGAGCGACAACCTCACCCTCCCCGCGCAGCAGGGCTCCAAGGACACCGCGGCCGAAACGCTCCTCAGGGTCGAGGGCCTGACGAAGCACTTCCCCATCCACGGCGGCTTCCCGATCAAACGCAAGGTCGGCGCCGTCCAGGCGGTGGACGGCATCGACCTGACCGTCGGCGTCGGCGAGAGCGTCGGCCTCGTCGGTGAGTCGGGCTGCGGCAAGTCGACCACCGGCCGGCTGATCACGAAGCTGATGGAGCCCACCGGCGGGAAGATCACCTACCGGGACCAGGACATCACGCACGCCTCGCGCAAGCAGCTGGCGCCGGTGCGGTCCGAGATCCAGATGATCTTCCAGGACCCGTACTCCTCGCTGAACCCGCGGCAGACGGTCGGCACGATCATCAAGTCGCCGATGGAGGTCAACGGGATCAATCCCGAGGGCGGCCGGGAGAACAAGGTCCGCGAGCTCCTCGAACTGGTCGGCCTCAACCCCGAGCACTACAACCGCTTCCCGCACGAGTTCTCCGGCGGTCAGCGCCAGCGCATCGGGGTCGCCCGCGCGCTCGCCCTGAACCCGAAGCTGATCGTCGCGGACGAGCCGGTCTCGGCGCTGGACGTGTCGATCCAGGCGCAGGTCGTCAACCTGCTCCAGAAGGTCCAGGACGAGCTGGGCATCGCGTTCCTCTTCATCGCCCACGACCTCGCCATCGTCCGGCACTTCTCGAAGCGCGTCGCGGTCATGTACCTCGGCAAGATCGTCGAGGTCGCCGACCGTGACTCGCTGTACAACCGGCCCCGGCACCCGTACACCCACGCCCTGCTCTCGGCGGTGCCCGAGGTCGCCATCGACGACGAGGCCGAGGTGAAGGAGCGGATCCGGCTCGCCGGTGACGTGCCCTCGCCGATCTCGCCGCCGTCCGGCTGCCGCTTCCGCACCCGCTGCTGGAAGGCGCAGGACAAGTGCGCCTCCGAGGAGCCGCCGCTGGTCCAGCTCTCCGGCAACCTGGACGGCCACCTGACGGCCTGCCACTTCCCGGAGGACCCGACGACCGAGGCCCGCGCCGAGGACGTCGTCCTGGACCCGGCGTTGAAGGCGCTGGAGGACAGCGGGGCGGAGGGGTCCGGCGCGAAGGTCACGAAGGACTGA
- a CDS encoding ABC transporter permease produces MLQFLIRRLIGAVVIMFLIGAFTFFLFYTIPQDFAQLSCGKNCSPENIAVIRENLGLDKSIATQFWDFMSGIVVGRDFAVGHCSAPCLGVSFQSGDFVWDSIVDSFPLTLSLTLGGLVIFLVLGLGAGLIAAWKRGTAVDKAVSGASMVLSSFQIYFLGPIVLGIFVYSTGWLESPKYVPFTEDPAGWFMGLLIPWAVMATIFTAQYTRMARSTMIEQLSEEHVRTARAKGMRQRYVFFRYAWRGSLIPIVTIIGMDLSALLSGAVVTEYTFDLAGIGRLAVESSTGKDIPLTMGVMLFGAFFILMLNIIVDIAYAYIDPRVRLS; encoded by the coding sequence ATGCTTCAGTTCCTCATCCGCAGGCTGATCGGCGCCGTCGTCATCATGTTCTTGATCGGCGCCTTCACGTTCTTCCTGTTCTATACGATCCCCCAAGACTTCGCGCAGCTGTCCTGCGGCAAGAACTGCTCCCCCGAGAACATCGCGGTCATCAGAGAGAACCTCGGCCTCGACAAGTCCATCGCCACGCAGTTCTGGGACTTCATGTCCGGCATCGTGGTCGGCCGCGACTTCGCGGTGGGGCACTGCTCCGCGCCGTGCCTGGGCGTGTCCTTCCAGAGCGGTGACTTCGTCTGGGACTCCATCGTCGACAGCTTCCCGCTCACCCTGTCGCTGACCCTTGGCGGCCTGGTCATCTTCCTGGTGCTGGGTCTTGGCGCCGGTCTCATCGCCGCCTGGAAGCGCGGTACCGCCGTCGACAAGGCCGTCAGCGGCGCCTCGATGGTGCTCAGTTCGTTCCAGATCTACTTCCTCGGCCCGATCGTCCTCGGCATCTTCGTGTACAGCACCGGCTGGTTGGAGAGCCCCAAGTACGTGCCGTTCACCGAGGACCCTGCGGGCTGGTTCATGGGCTTGTTGATCCCCTGGGCCGTCATGGCCACGATCTTCACCGCCCAGTACACGCGTATGGCCCGCTCGACGATGATCGAGCAGCTGTCCGAGGAGCATGTCCGCACGGCCCGGGCCAAGGGCATGAGGCAGCGGTACGTATTCTTCCGTTATGCCTGGCGTGGTTCGCTCATCCCGATCGTCACCATCATCGGTATGGACCTGAGCGCGCTCCTGTCCGGCGCGGTGGTCACGGAGTACACCTTCGACCTGGCCGGCATCGGGCGTCTCGCGGTCGAGTCCTCGACCGGCAAGGACATCCCGCTGACGATGGGCGTGATGCTGTTCGGCGCGTTCTTCATCCTGATGCTGAACATCATCGTGGACATCGCCTACGCCTACATCGACCCGCGCGTGCGCCTCAGCTAG
- a CDS encoding VOC family protein: protein MSPKPTTIHSLTFDCTGDPYDLGLFWSELLGRPLADDDKPGDPEALIADPAGGPRLLFVRVPEGKSAKNRLHFDLKPHGRTRAEEVERAVSLGARLIADHTRPDGGGWVTLADPEGNEFCLERGELG, encoded by the coding sequence TTGAGCCCGAAGCCCACCACCATCCACAGCCTCACCTTCGACTGCACCGGCGACCCGTACGACCTCGGCCTCTTCTGGAGCGAACTGCTCGGTCGGCCGCTGGCCGACGACGACAAGCCCGGTGACCCGGAGGCCCTGATCGCGGACCCGGCCGGTGGCCCGAGGCTGCTGTTCGTCCGGGTGCCCGAGGGCAAGTCGGCGAAGAACCGGCTCCACTTCGATCTGAAGCCGCACGGCCGCACCCGGGCCGAGGAGGTCGAGCGGGCGGTCTCCCTCGGGGCCCGGCTGATCGCGGACCACACTCGGCCCGACGGCGGCGGCTGGGTCACGCTGGCCGACCCCGAAGGGAACGAATTCTGCTTGGAGAGGGGAGAGTTGGGCTGA
- a CDS encoding ABC transporter ATP-binding protein, with protein MTTLTKTEGEKAPTGPEAFLSVRDLRVRFSTEDGIVKAVDGLSFDVERGKTLGIVGESGSGKSVTNLTVLGLHNPKTTTVEGEIILDGKELVTAKEKELEQLRGNKVAMIFQDPLTALSPYYTVGRQIAEPFMKHTGASKKEARQRTIEMLAKVGIPHPQTRVDDYPHQFSGGMRQRAMIAMALVCDPDLLIADEPTTALDVTVQAQILDLLKDLQQEFGSAIIFITHDLGVISDMADDLLVMYSGRAVERGSVREVLREPKHPYTWGLLSSMPRLGGDTAQALTPIPGSPPSLLNPPTGCPFHPRCAFTGEVTGNRCSTERPPLGQGRDSACHLTAEQKQTIFIDKIQPRLR; from the coding sequence GTGACCACTCTGACCAAGACCGAAGGTGAGAAGGCCCCGACCGGGCCGGAGGCCTTCCTCTCGGTCCGCGACCTGCGGGTGCGGTTCTCCACCGAGGACGGCATTGTCAAGGCCGTCGACGGGCTCTCCTTCGACGTCGAGCGCGGCAAGACGCTGGGCATCGTGGGCGAGTCGGGCTCCGGCAAGTCCGTGACCAACCTGACCGTCCTCGGCCTGCACAACCCCAAGACCACCACCGTCGAGGGCGAGATCATCCTCGACGGGAAGGAACTCGTCACCGCCAAGGAGAAGGAGCTGGAGCAGCTCCGCGGCAACAAGGTGGCGATGATCTTCCAGGACCCGCTGACGGCGCTCTCGCCGTACTACACGGTGGGCCGGCAGATAGCCGAGCCGTTCATGAAGCACACCGGCGCCTCCAAGAAGGAGGCCCGGCAGCGGACGATCGAGATGCTGGCCAAGGTCGGCATCCCGCACCCGCAGACGCGGGTGGACGACTACCCGCACCAGTTCTCCGGCGGTATGCGCCAGCGCGCCATGATCGCCATGGCGCTGGTCTGCGACCCCGACCTGCTGATCGCGGACGAGCCGACCACCGCGCTCGACGTGACGGTGCAGGCCCAGATCCTCGACCTGCTCAAGGACCTCCAGCAGGAGTTCGGCTCCGCGATCATCTTCATCACCCACGACCTCGGCGTCATCTCCGACATGGCCGACGACCTGCTGGTGATGTACTCGGGCCGGGCCGTGGAGCGCGGCAGTGTCCGTGAGGTGCTGCGCGAGCCCAAGCATCCCTACACCTGGGGCCTGCTCAGCTCGATGCCCCGCCTCGGCGGCGACACCGCGCAGGCGCTCACGCCGATCCCCGGCTCCCCGCCCAGCCTGCTCAACCCGCCCACCGGCTGCCCGTTCCACCCGCGCTGCGCGTTCACCGGTGAGGTCACCGGCAACCGGTGCAGCACCGAGCGGCCCCCGCTCGGTCAGGGGCGCGACTCCGCCTGCCACCTGACGGCGGAGCAGAAGCAGACCATCTTCATCGACAAGATCCAGCCTCGGCTGCGCTAG
- a CDS encoding Uma2 family endonuclease: MEYAKMRAIAEELMAYAEHLEGSWIVEIGPAGPSLAMMSPSKRHEGAVRRICKQLDEQLRSTHPGYICANGPEIEHPSIGRMRRPDAVVIPEEVLDEEGLTVDATQVLAVIEIASPSNPDNDYGEKLTEYPAMGIAHYMIVDPRTGTIEVHSEPCKGRYSRKDPYIFGDKVPFGVWTVETAAFRRYGKAGNSST; the protein is encoded by the coding sequence ATGGAGTACGCGAAGATGCGCGCGATCGCCGAGGAGCTCATGGCATACGCCGAGCACCTCGAAGGGTCATGGATCGTCGAGATCGGCCCCGCCGGCCCCTCCCTCGCGATGATGAGCCCTTCGAAGCGACACGAGGGCGCTGTCCGCCGCATCTGCAAACAGCTGGACGAGCAGCTCCGCAGCACACACCCCGGCTACATCTGCGCGAACGGGCCCGAGATCGAGCACCCGTCGATCGGCCGCATGCGACGCCCTGACGCCGTCGTCATCCCGGAAGAGGTGCTCGACGAGGAGGGCCTGACCGTGGACGCCACCCAGGTCCTGGCCGTGATCGAGATCGCCTCGCCGTCCAACCCGGACAACGACTACGGCGAGAAGCTCACCGAGTACCCCGCCATGGGGATCGCCCACTACATGATCGTCGACCCTCGCACGGGCACGATCGAGGTGCATTCCGAACCGTGCAAGGGACGCTACTCGCGCAAGGATCCGTACATCTTCGGCGACAAGGTGCCGTTCGGCGTATGGACGGTGGAGACCGCCGCATTCCGCCGCTACGGCAAGGCGGGAAACAGCTCAACCTGA